One segment of Rosa chinensis cultivar Old Blush chromosome 6, RchiOBHm-V2, whole genome shotgun sequence DNA contains the following:
- the LOC112173463 gene encoding transcription factor WER, which yields MGRSSRFEKVGMKKGAWTAREDQILIDYVKKHGEGKWGKISKETGLKRCGKSVRLRWLNYLRPDIKRGNIADDEEELIIRLHRLLGNRWSLIAGRIPGRTDNEIKNYWNSTLRRKLQQENHLNEIKENSSSPSGSGADEDDPHSTKNNGGVGGGMVEPTSSYCFTNHNEKKEDHQRYHLESTTTTTTNKTTFFSGATVEAEANKNDIELAGDDLSNDVTWNDFIMDLNEGQLDISEFLQTDFSKLCESESPMKVEVGGCSTNHELPNNWAGGRS from the exons ATGGGAAGAAGCTCTCGCTTCGAAAAGGTGGGAATGAAGAAAGGAGCGTGGACCGCCCGAGAAGACCAGATTCTGATAGACTACGTCAAAAAGCACGGTGAAGGCAAATGGGgaaaaatttcaaaagaaacag GCCTGAAAAGATGTGGGAAGAGTGTGAGACTTAGATGGTTGAATTATTTGAGGCCTGATATTAAGAGAGGCAACATTgcagatgatgaagaggagcTCATCATCAGGCTCCACAGACTTTTGGGCAACAG ATGGTCATTGATAGCCGGAAGAATACCTGGCCGAACTGACAATGAGATTAAAAACTACTGGAATTCCACTCTAAGGAGGAAGCTACAACAAGAAAATCACTTAAATGAGATCAAGGAGAACTCCTCATCCCCCAGCGGCAGCGGCGCCGACGAGGACGACCCACATTCGACCAAAAATAATGGAGGGGTTGGAGGAGGGATGGTGGAACCAACAAGCTCTTACTGCTTCACCAATcacaatgaaaagaaagaagatcatCAGCGTTATCATCTTGAAAGTACCACCACAACTACTACAAATAAAACAACATTTTTCTCTGGTGCCACCGTTGAAGCCGAAGCAAACAAGAATGATATAGAGCTAGCTGGAGACGACTTGAGCAATGATGTGACGTGGAATGATTTCATAATGGATCTAAATGAAGGTCAGTTAGACATATCTGAATTTCTCCAAACAGACTTTTCAAAGCTTTGTGAATCGGAGAGTCCCATGAAGGTAGAAGTTGGAGGTTGCAGCACCAATCATGAGCTGCCAAATAATTGGGCAGGCGGCCGCAGCTAG